In the genome of Microtus ochrogaster isolate Prairie Vole_2 chromosome 14 unlocalized genomic scaffold, MicOch1.0 chr14_random_1, whole genome shotgun sequence, the window tcccactgttaggagtcccccaagaagaccaagctatacaatggtaacatgtgcagagggcctgggtcagtcccatgcaagcgCTCTAGCTATGAGGACAGGTTAGCTGATTCTgtgattttcttgtggtgtccttggccCCTGTAGCTCCCAAaatcattcctcctcctcctccccaggattccctgagttctgtttagctgtgggtctctgcatctgtttccttcagtttctggatgaagcctctctgatgacaactgggctaggcaacAGTCTTTGAGTgcaacagaatatcattaggaaacatttcatttcatctttaatttttaaaaaaattatttcttttactttttgagattataacgcAACCACATCATTTTCGCCCTCTGTTGTTTCTTGTATCTCTACTTATTAATACTGTTGTGCTAATGACCTTGGGTCTGCAGTGACTTTCAGGATGAGCTGTGTGAGATTACTGAAACTACTTGAAGTTTTCATCTTAGACTCACACTATGGTTTGTTGCAGGTTTAAAAAGCTCTGTGGTTTCGTTTCTAATGTAGACTCAGCCTCCTAATTTATAATAGCATTCACTAATTAAAATTGTAAGCATAATTGCTATCCATGATACTTATTATTAGTTTGCACCCGTAAAGCTCAAAATTCACTTCATCCTTTCAAGTAGTGAGTAATTAGTTTCTCTGGGTTTGTAGCTTTACCATCTCCTTATGACtgtttggaagaaatcaacaccAAATCTCCCAGAAGAATGTTGTAAAAACCTGGAAATATATTGTCCAGTTAGTGTAATGAggctaatataaataatataaaagtagaaaatattaCTTTTCTCTGGTTTAGTATCCAGTTGATTATTTCATTTACTCACAACAACTATTGAGCACCTAATGATAACCAGGAATATTGAGAAATAAGATCAATCACTCAATAATATTGCCATCAAAGATAAGGTTTTTGTGGTAAGGGAGTTAAATTTTACATATACAcagcatttaaaatcatttgtatATTATAgtataagtgaccccaaataCTGTTAGAAAAGGAATTGACTGTTCTTGGTTATATTATCAGCAGGAGATTTAGTAAATGTCTTTTGGaaagaattaatgaatgaaaatttgAATGTATCAATGTCAATTATTTTCAAGATACTGCAATCAgatattgatatttttcttaatttgacttattttttcttCACCATTCTTAGGAAGCTTCGCCGACATGGCTGTCTCCTTGCCACCCACTCTGaggctcagtcctgctcctgaTGAAATTCAGCACCCACACATGAAATTTTCTGAGTGGAAATTTAAGCTATTCAGGGTGAGATCCTTCGAAAAGGCACCCGAAGAAGCCCAAAAGGAGAAGGGTCCCTCAGAGGGGAACCCTTGCCTAGAGCAGTCTCCTTTAGTTCCAGACAAGCCTGCTGGTCAGAATTCAGCTCCAACTCAACGAGCACTGAAACTACACcccaaattttcaaagaaattccaTGCTGATGGGAAGTCAAGAGACAAAACAATTCACCAAGCCAGGCTTAGACACTTCTGCCGCATCTGTGGGAATCCATTCAAGGGCGATGGGCACAACCGGAGATACCCAGTCCATGGGCCTGTGGATGCCAAAACCCAAAGCCTTTTccgaaagaaggaaaagagagtcaCTTCCTGGCCAGTCCTGATTGCCAGAGTTTTCCGGATTGATGTGAAGGCGGATGTTGACTCGATTCACCCCACTGAGTTCTGCCACAACTGTTGGACCATCATGTACAGGAAGTTCAGTAGTGCCCCCTGTGAGGTCTACTTCCCAAGGAACGCGACCATGGAGTGGCATCCCCACACAGCATCCTGTGACATCTGCCTGCCTAACCACCAGGgactcaagaggaagaggcatCAGACCAATGTGCAGCTCAGCAAGAAACTAAAAACTGTGCTCAACCAAGCAAGACGGGACCGTCAGCGCAAGAGAGTTCAGGCTAGGGTCAGCAGTAAGGAAGTCATGAAGAAGCTCTCCAACTGCAGTAATATTCATCTGAGTACCAAACTTCTTGCAGTGGACTTCCCAGCACCCTTTGTGAAAGCCATCTCCTGCCAGATATGTGAACACATCCTGGCTGACCCCGTGGAGACCACCTGTAAGCACGTATTTTGCAGGGTCTGCATTCTCCGATGTCTCAAAGTCATGGGCAGCTATTGTCCCTCTTGCCGATATCCGTGCTTCCCTACTGACCTGGAGAGTCCAGTAAAGTCCTTTCTGAACATCTTGAATTCTCTGATGGTGAAGTGTCCCGCACAAGAGTGTGATGAGGAGGTGAGTCTGGAAAAGTATAACCACCACGTCTCAAGCCACAAAGAGTCCAAAGAGACTTTGGTGCATATTAATAAAGGGGGCCGGCCTCGGCAACATCTCTTGTCACTGACACGCAGGGCTCAGAAGCATAGGCTGAGGGAACTCAAGATTCAAGTTAAAGAATTTGCTGACAAAGAAGAAGGTGGAGATGTGAAGTCTGTGTGCTTGACGTTGTTCCTGCTGGCGCTGAGGGCCAGGAATGAGCACAGACAAGCTGACGAGCTAGAGGCCATCATGCAGGGGCGGGGCTCTGGTCTGCAACCAGCTGTTTGCTTGGCCATACGTGTCAACACCTTCCTCAGTTGCAGCCAGTACCACAAGATGTACAGGACCGTAAAAGCCATCACGGGGAGGCAGATTTTTCAGCCTTTGCACGCTCTTCGAAATGCTGAGAAAATCCTTCTGCCAGGCTACCACCCCTTTGAGTGGCAGCCCCCTCTGAAGAATGTGTCTTCCAGAACGGATGTTGGCATTATTGATGGGCTGTCTGGACTTGCCTCCTCTGTGGATGAATATCCAGTGGATACCATCGCAAAGAGGTTCCGCTATGATTCTGCTTTGGTGTCTGCTTTGATGGACATGGAAGAAGACATCTTGGAAGGAATGAGATCCCAAGATCTTGATGACTACCTAAATGGTCCCTTCATGGTTGTGGTGAAGGAGTCTTGTGATGGGATGGGGGATGTGAGTGAGAAGCATGGCAGTGGGCCTGCGGTCCCCGAAAAGGCGGTTCGTTTTTCATTCACAATAATGAGAATTACGATAGAGCATGGCTCCCAGAATGTGAAGGTGTTTGAGGAACCCAAGCCCAATTCTGAACTGTGTTGCAAGCCGTTGTGTCTTATGCTGGCAGATGAGTCTGACCATGAGACCCTGACTGCCATCCTAAGCCCTCTCATTGCTGAAAGGGAGGCCATGAAGAGCAGTGAGTTAATGCTGGAGATGGGGGGCATCCTCAGGACTTTCAAGTTCATCTTCAGGGGCACTGGATATGATGAAAAACTTGTCCGGGAAGTAGAAGGCCTGGAAGCCTCTGGTTCAGTCTACATCTGTACACTTTGTGATGCCACTCGTCTGGAAGCCTCTCAAAATCTTGTCTTCCACTCCATAACCAGAAGCCACGCTGAGAACCTGGAGCGCTATGAGGTTTGGCGGTCCAATCCCTATCATGAGTCCGTGGAAGAACTCCGGGACCGGGTGAAAGGGGTCTCTGCCAAACCTTTCATTGAGACAGTGCCTTCCATAGATGCGCTCCACTGTGACATTGGCAACGCGGctgaattctataagattttccaGCTGGAGATAGGGGAAGTGTATAAAAATCCCAATGCCtctaaagaggaaaggaagagatggcAGGCCACACTGGACAAGCATCTCCGGAAAAGGATGAACCTAAAACCAATCATGAGGATGAATGGCAACTTTGCCCGGAAGCTGATGACCCAAGAGACTGTAGATGCAGTTTGTGAGCTAATTCCTTCTGAGGAGAGGCACGAAGCTCTCAGGGAGCTGATGGACCTTTACCTGAAGATGAAACCCGTGTGGCGCTCATCATGTCCTGCTAAAGAGTGTCCAGAGTCCCTCTGCCAGTACAGTTTCAACTCACAGCGTTTTGCTGAGCTCCTCTCTACCAAATTCAAATATAGATACGAGGGCAAAATCACTAATTATTTTCACAAAACCTTGGCACATGTCCCTGAAATTATTGAGAGGGATGGCTCTATTGGGGCATGGGCGAGTGAAGGGAATGAATCCGGTAATAAACTGTTTAGACGCTTCCGGAAGATGAATGCCAGGCAGTCCAAGTGCTATGAGATGGAAGATGTCCTTAAACACCACTGGCTGTATACTTCTAAATACCTCCAGAAGTTTATGAATGCTCATAATGCGTTAAAAAGCTCTGGCTTTACCATGAACTCAAAAGAGACCTTAGGGGACTCTTTGGGCATTGAGGACTCTCTGGAAACCCAAGATTCAATGGAGTTTTAAATAGGACCACCACATAGAAGGTGGTGTTTgcaaatttgttttcctttgggttacATCGAGGTCTTCTCCTAGCACCTGTCacatcattgtgtgtgtgagtcttACCGCCTAAGGGGTGGCAGGTTGGAGTGACAGGCCAAAGGTGCTGTCACCAGGTCAGGGATGGATAGTCGATGAGATGATTGCCTGAGCCATTTAGTGAGTTCAGCAGAGCAGCAGGAGAAATCAGTTCTTTGAAAGCTCAATAACTGAGAACAGTGGTAACTGCAGGGGACAAGGATGTACAGGGTGTGCATGGCACTGTGTGTCATGAAAATCAAAGCCAGAGCTGTCAAAGAACAGTCGAGCATGCTAGGAAAGGAATTTGTCTTGGGCATGCCCTTTTTCACCtcaatttattatgttttgtatTGAGatgtaatgtaatttttttcatttcatattttgtaGGACTAATTTTGTAAATTTCATATTTGTCGATTTGTTTTGCAAGATTCAAAGGAGCCTTTTAGGGTTCTCTAACAACACTTCACATTTGTAGGACATGGTGACCTTTACCAAGGGCTCAGTGCATTCTCTTGTATGGTACATTTATGCAGAAATAAATTACATCAAGACAGGTTTCAGAAAAGTCAGGTTTTTTTCTAGGTATAAATGACATCACTATGGTCACCTTCAGTGTCTAGGAGGTCACCTGGTATCCTAAATTTTCAATAATGAAGTTAGAGAATGCACCTGTTAGCTAAAACTATccattaaattttataaactcaTGTTTGCTTAGTTATTTATAGCCAACTctggttgtttatttttgctttttaattaaaaataatttataggctcaatgtttttTCCATACACTCTCAAGGTCACAGAATTTTTTAAATCCATATTTCCTTATTGCCTAAAAACAGATTTAATGCCTTGTTGAAAATGTCAATCCGATTTTCTCTATATGAAACATGAGTTACTCAATTTGAGTAAGTGCAGGCTTCATAGAGGCCCCTCTTCTGCGTTGTGTTATTCTTTTGATTATGAGCCTGCCCAGAATCAGTGTGTCCAGATTTTAGTAGGGGGCagtgttgtttttgttctgtttgttcagTTTAGGTGGAGACTGGCCACACTAGAGCAGAGGACTGAACATATATCCATGATTTCCTTGTACCACTTTCGGATTTTGTTCTTACACTTGTTTTCCTCATCCCAGCTCTGTGAAGAGATGAACATTGAATAGAGGCTAAATGGTTTTCCTGAAGTTACAGGAATAATGAATACCTGATTTGGAATTTGTACCAAAGCCTTTTGTCTCTTAAGTCTGTGTTCTTCACACTATATATATACTGTTTACACAGTAGCATCAGAATTTAATTAGGGTCCACACCTCACCCCGACAGATTATAATCCTGAGAGTTTTATCTTTCAGGACAGAATTTAAAGTCATCTGTTTGTCTTGGGCCTTTATAGACTAAATTGGGCCAACCTCTAAGGAAGCCATAAACCCTCTAGAGGATGCAGTTATTTGGAAACTATTCATGTCTTTAGGAGTTCAGCATTTGCCAGGCACTAGCAATTTAAGAGCAGGCATAGGATTTTATATGCTAGTGAGTCATAATGATATGTTAGTGttaattagtttttttcttcctttgattttaTTGGTCATAATTGTCAGTCTTCATACACAGTATATCAAAGAGCTTTGTAATTTAGTTGTCAAGTGTGCATCAGTGACATTATCCTAAATGGCACACATTTGGTGCACGTGAGGGGGTTCAATTTAGTGTTTTCCATTGAAAGATGCagcagttttctttgctttgtgtatgGAGCATATCAAAGACATTCATAATTTAGTTGTCAAAAACATATACACGcttaagtattattttaaaactttctttgttttgtagtttGGTAATGAATAGGCTTCCAAACCACCAGCCCTTTCATCTTATTTAATCCATACAGATGTCTGTGCACTAATAAACAGCTAAATTCCCACCATCATCCTGCTCTTTGGAGCATGCTGGCACTGGTTGGTAGCTGTTTTTCCCTCGTTCACTCTGTTAGTCAATTGGCAGCACTGTAAATACTTTCCAATATTAAATTCTCCTTGCTAGCATGTAGGACAATTTCAGAAGCATTTGACTGAGGACATGATTTATAGCACAACCTTCTCGCGACTCTTCTAATCAGATCACATTGTTATAAACCTCAGGAACACCTGGTCACAGGATTTCAATATGTAGAGTGCCGCCGATGgctattccccctccccccaattgtGGGGATTGCAAATCAGAGATTCTGGTTTAAtactctacttttattttttaacaatgcCCATTGCAAATGTAGGCACATAGTCCAGGGAAATTCACCGCAATGAGTGGAGGATTT includes:
- the Rag1 gene encoding V(D)J recombination-activating protein 1; the encoded protein is MAVSLPPTLRLSPAPDEIQHPHMKFSEWKFKLFRVRSFEKAPEEAQKEKGPSEGNPCLEQSPLVPDKPAGQNSAPTQRALKLHPKFSKKFHADGKSRDKTIHQARLRHFCRICGNPFKGDGHNRRYPVHGPVDAKTQSLFRKKEKRVTSWPVLIARVFRIDVKADVDSIHPTEFCHNCWTIMYRKFSSAPCEVYFPRNATMEWHPHTASCDICLPNHQGLKRKRHQTNVQLSKKLKTVLNQARRDRQRKRVQARVSSKEVMKKLSNCSNIHLSTKLLAVDFPAPFVKAISCQICEHILADPVETTCKHVFCRVCILRCLKVMGSYCPSCRYPCFPTDLESPVKSFLNILNSLMVKCPAQECDEEVSLEKYNHHVSSHKESKETLVHINKGGRPRQHLLSLTRRAQKHRLRELKIQVKEFADKEEGGDVKSVCLTLFLLALRARNEHRQADELEAIMQGRGSGLQPAVCLAIRVNTFLSCSQYHKMYRTVKAITGRQIFQPLHALRNAEKILLPGYHPFEWQPPLKNVSSRTDVGIIDGLSGLASSVDEYPVDTIAKRFRYDSALVSALMDMEEDILEGMRSQDLDDYLNGPFMVVVKESCDGMGDVSEKHGSGPAVPEKAVRFSFTIMRITIEHGSQNVKVFEEPKPNSELCCKPLCLMLADESDHETLTAILSPLIAEREAMKSSELMLEMGGILRTFKFIFRGTGYDEKLVREVEGLEASGSVYICTLCDATRLEASQNLVFHSITRSHAENLERYEVWRSNPYHESVEELRDRVKGVSAKPFIETVPSIDALHCDIGNAAEFYKIFQLEIGEVYKNPNASKEERKRWQATLDKHLRKRMNLKPIMRMNGNFARKLMTQETVDAVCELIPSEERHEALRELMDLYLKMKPVWRSSCPAKECPESLCQYSFNSQRFAELLSTKFKYRYEGKITNYFHKTLAHVPEIIERDGSIGAWASEGNESGNKLFRRFRKMNARQSKCYEMEDVLKHHWLYTSKYLQKFMNAHNALKSSGFTMNSKETLGDSLGIEDSLETQDSMEF